In Nyctibius grandis isolate bNycGra1 chromosome 8, bNycGra1.pri, whole genome shotgun sequence, a single window of DNA contains:
- the LOC137666703 gene encoding serine palmitoyltransferase small subunit B-like has translation MDIKSMKNYLFWLYCQFELITCSYLMEPWEKLLFYTFNIAVLVTVLYTAYIFVPVHIHTAFQFFLHLFGNQHENTVSIVK, from the coding sequence ATGGATATTAAGAGCATGAAGAACTATCTCTTTTGGCTGTACTGCCAGTTTGAACTGATCACCTGCAGCTACCTCATGGAGCCCTGGGAAAAACTGCTCTTCTACACTTTCAACATTGCTGTGTTAGTTACGGTATTATACACTGCTTACATCTTTGTCCCTGTCCACATTCACACGgcttttcagttcttcttgCACTTATTTGGAAACCAacatgaaaatactgtttctatCGTGAAGTAA